One genomic segment of Candidatus Angelobacter sp. includes these proteins:
- the ptsP gene encoding phosphoenolpyruvate--protein phosphotransferase has product MSEPTRSGEKILRGIPVSGGVCRGKIVVLGKTHDAIVRHGIPEAELPQEIQRLEQALIQTRHQIIEVQRKVNQAMGAKDASIFDAHLLVLEDPTLIDEVTRVIQEQKINAEHAFQQIAEKYATTLSSMDDDYLRERSTDMRDVTSRVLDNLTGRTDEAGIHKLKEPCIIISYDLAPSTTALLDKKMVLGFATDAGSKTSHTAIMARSLQIPAVVGLRDASRLLQSGQHVLLDGFNGLLVVNPTDQTLFEYGQLARKQVNLEVKLRDIRDEPAITLDGARVILSANVEQGADAEHVRACGAEGVGLFRTEYLYLNRETLPSEEEQYTVYRQVAAALKPAPVVIRTLDLGGDKFLSHLSMPQELNPFLGWRAIRFCLQEREIFHAQLRAILRAAVEGNIKVMYPMISGLDELNQANAFVEECRQQLLAQNIPYGGNLEIGAMIEIPSAVLAADSLAKRVKFFSIGTNDLIQYSLAVDRLNEKIAHLYEPTHPAIVRLIKATVEAGHRNGIWVGVCGEMAGDPALVPLLLGLGVDELSAAFSIVPQVKFLIRRLKLEEARELAEFALNCESGSEILARSTALARKIAPGLFENQN; this is encoded by the coding sequence TACCGCAGGAAATCCAGCGGCTGGAGCAGGCCCTGATTCAGACCCGCCACCAGATCATCGAAGTCCAGCGCAAGGTGAACCAGGCGATGGGCGCCAAAGACGCCAGCATCTTCGACGCTCATCTGCTCGTGCTGGAGGATCCGACCTTGATTGATGAGGTGACGCGCGTGATTCAGGAGCAGAAAATCAACGCCGAGCACGCCTTTCAACAAATTGCCGAGAAATACGCGACCACGCTCAGTTCGATGGACGACGACTACCTGCGTGAAAGATCCACCGACATGCGTGATGTCACCTCCCGCGTGCTGGACAATCTGACGGGTCGGACCGACGAGGCCGGGATCCATAAACTCAAAGAACCGTGCATCATCATCAGCTATGACCTCGCGCCTTCGACGACTGCACTGCTGGACAAAAAGATGGTGCTTGGTTTCGCGACGGATGCGGGCAGCAAGACCTCGCACACGGCCATCATGGCGCGCTCGCTGCAGATTCCTGCGGTCGTTGGTTTGCGCGATGCCAGCAGACTGTTGCAATCCGGCCAGCACGTCCTGCTGGACGGTTTCAACGGGTTGCTCGTCGTCAATCCGACCGACCAGACGTTGTTCGAATACGGCCAGCTCGCCCGCAAGCAGGTCAATCTCGAGGTCAAGCTGCGCGACATCCGCGATGAGCCCGCCATCACGCTGGACGGCGCGCGGGTCATCCTTTCGGCCAATGTGGAGCAGGGGGCGGACGCGGAGCACGTGCGCGCCTGCGGGGCCGAGGGCGTCGGCCTTTTCCGCACCGAGTATCTCTATCTGAATCGCGAGACGCTGCCGTCCGAGGAGGAGCAATACACGGTGTACCGCCAGGTTGCCGCGGCGTTGAAACCGGCCCCGGTCGTCATCCGCACCCTCGACCTGGGCGGTGACAAGTTCCTTTCACACCTGTCCATGCCGCAGGAACTCAATCCGTTTCTGGGCTGGCGCGCGATCCGGTTTTGCCTTCAGGAGCGGGAGATTTTTCACGCGCAGTTGCGGGCGATTCTGCGGGCCGCCGTCGAGGGAAACATCAAGGTGATGTATCCCATGATTTCCGGCCTGGACGAGTTGAACCAGGCCAACGCCTTCGTCGAGGAATGCCGGCAGCAGTTGCTGGCGCAAAACATCCCGTATGGCGGCAATCTCGAAATCGGCGCCATGATTGAGATTCCCTCGGCGGTTTTGGCGGCGGATTCGCTGGCCAAGCGGGTGAAATTCTTCAGCATCGGCACGAACGACCTGATTCAATACTCGCTTGCCGTTGACCGGCTGAACGAGAAGATCGCGCACCTGTATGAGCCGACGCACCCGGCCATCGTCAGGCTGATCAAGGCAACGGTCGAGGCGGGCCATCGCAACGGCATCTGGGTGGGTGTTTGCGGCGAGATGGCGGGCGACCCCGCGCTGGTGCCGCTGCTGCTGGGACTGGGAGTGGACGAACTCAGCGCCGCCTTCTCCATCGTGCCCCAGGTCAAGTTCCTGATTCGCCGCCTGAAACTCGAAGAGGCGCGTGAACTGGCCGAATTCGCCTTGAACTGCGAAAGTGGCTCGGAAATCCTCGCGCGGTCAACGGCGCTGGCGCGGAAGATCGCGCCCGGCCTGTTCGAAAATCAGAATTGA